In the Candidatus Electrothrix sp. GW3-4 genome, one interval contains:
- a CDS encoding flippase produces MQNKHADLKRVPRNSAQLFLSKFIDMAAVILTSVIIARSLGPASFGQYSFISAYVVSITMISYFGLDNLTMRNVARHADKAPQYLGAVITARWVLSGAAVLLILASLPFIGIEGKFLPALALLTASELTGAFVTVQTAVFKARQQMKYEVYITVLWRLVSLTLIAGGACIGFGITGLCAVLLAANLTRSLAAVRITKSRFFQPDFSEVDLMIKEIFRDAAILGIAMLVTNWLFRSAQIAIKFLLGSEPVAYFQVSYSIVLQVSTVALSIMLALFPVISQEARSDQVSMRRVADIYAGASNLLICLGLVFSVVLMLISKPIILTLFGSGYIRAVATFQILLVALVPIFVYSLHALLFIAYNKQQYLILSRGISFILACLLYLLLIPRFGPEGAAYAYVIVAVFIGLLEALLLQYRVLHTMTPQLGMYFLNILLASGLSATFILKYSLVIQLLVLLPILLTVSLQLKKNYAILAHYRQRRCAAKAVHA; encoded by the coding sequence ATGCAAAATAAACATGCTGATTTAAAAAGAGTCCCCCGTAACTCCGCCCAGCTGTTTCTCTCAAAATTCATTGACATGGCAGCGGTAATTCTCACAAGTGTTATCATAGCGAGATCGCTCGGCCCTGCCTCTTTCGGTCAATATTCCTTTATATCAGCCTATGTGGTGTCCATCACCATGATTTCCTATTTCGGTCTCGATAACCTGACAATGCGTAATGTCGCCAGACACGCCGACAAAGCCCCGCAGTATCTGGGTGCAGTTATAACGGCCCGTTGGGTTCTGTCAGGAGCGGCCGTGCTCCTCATCCTGGCTAGCTTGCCTTTTATCGGGATTGAAGGAAAATTTCTTCCTGCCTTAGCCCTGCTGACCGCCTCAGAGCTTACCGGTGCCTTTGTGACTGTCCAGACAGCAGTTTTTAAAGCCAGGCAGCAAATGAAATACGAAGTATACATCACTGTACTCTGGCGCCTTGTCAGCCTGACGCTTATTGCGGGGGGCGCCTGCATCGGCTTCGGAATTACAGGTTTATGCGCAGTACTTCTGGCAGCCAACCTGACTCGGTCCTTAGCTGCGGTTCGAATAACCAAGTCGAGGTTCTTTCAACCAGATTTCAGTGAAGTAGACCTGATGATCAAAGAAATATTCAGAGATGCCGCCATATTAGGGATAGCTATGCTTGTCACCAACTGGTTATTCCGCTCGGCGCAAATAGCGATCAAGTTTTTACTCGGCTCTGAACCGGTAGCATACTTCCAGGTTTCTTATTCCATAGTCCTTCAGGTGAGTACGGTGGCCCTCTCGATTATGCTTGCTCTGTTTCCGGTAATATCGCAGGAAGCCCGATCTGACCAGGTAAGCATGCGGCGGGTAGCTGATATCTATGCCGGGGCGTCGAACCTGCTTATCTGCTTGGGCCTTGTCTTTTCCGTTGTCCTGATGCTTATATCAAAGCCGATTATTCTTACCCTTTTTGGTTCCGGGTATATCCGGGCTGTGGCAACGTTCCAGATACTGCTTGTCGCTCTTGTCCCTATCTTTGTTTATTCTCTTCATGCATTACTTTTTATCGCCTATAATAAACAGCAGTATCTTATCCTGAGCAGGGGGATAAGTTTTATCCTGGCCTGCCTCCTCTACCTCCTGCTTATCCCTCGATTCGGGCCAGAAGGCGCAGCGTATGCATATGTTATCGTCGCCGTATTTATTGGACTGCTCGAAGCCCTGTTGCTTCAGTACCGGGTACTCCACACCATGACTCCGCAACTGGGAATGTATTTTCTGAATATACTGCTGGCCTCAGGCCTGTCTGCAACATTTATTTTGAAATATTCATTGGTAATACAACTACTTGTACTTCTTCCTATTTTACTGACGGTATCATTGCAGCTGAAAAAAAACTATGCTATCCTTGCACATTATCGTCAACGTCGCTGTGCGGCAAAGGCTGTTCATGCATAA
- the nrfD gene encoding NrfD/PsrC family molybdoenzyme membrane anchor subunit: MELSITGTNAITYPVMHVWDWRVAIYLFLGGLSGGLMTMSAINYLRPGRKGPMQSVCCWQIPVLAPILLTIGLFFLWLDLERKLHGYLFYMTFKPLSPMSWGAWIVFIIYPLMILYALAALPDEMKGGMKKGFIKNMADAMSPHLAKLAKLNVVFGILLSIYTGILLSTFVARPLWNSAILPLLFLASGMSTGAAVMIIVAKNKEVKLFFTKLDIWLIFGELLVLALLFYGHYTGDAAHQAAIMPFFNSSHETFPYFLSIVVIGIVLPLAIVLKFLEVTGKHTEEVTGFGLFLMNTSALLVLIGGAVVRFALVYAGQLSGYGYTMM, translated from the coding sequence ATGGAACTGAGTATTACCGGCACCAATGCCATTACTTACCCGGTCATGCATGTCTGGGACTGGCGGGTAGCCATTTATCTCTTTCTCGGCGGCCTTTCCGGCGGGTTAATGACGATGAGTGCGATTAATTACCTCCGTCCAGGAAGAAAGGGCCCTATGCAGAGCGTCTGCTGCTGGCAGATCCCGGTGTTAGCACCGATTCTGTTGACCATCGGACTCTTTTTTCTCTGGCTGGATCTGGAGCGTAAGCTGCACGGGTATCTGTTTTACATGACCTTTAAGCCGCTTTCCCCGATGAGCTGGGGTGCATGGATCGTCTTTATTATTTATCCCTTGATGATTCTTTATGCCCTTGCGGCCCTGCCAGATGAAATGAAAGGTGGCATGAAGAAAGGTTTTATAAAAAATATGGCAGATGCCATGAGCCCTCATCTGGCCAAGCTGGCCAAGCTCAACGTGGTTTTCGGGATCCTGCTCTCTATCTACACCGGTATCCTGCTGAGCACCTTTGTGGCCCGACCTCTCTGGAACTCTGCTATCCTGCCGCTGCTCTTCCTGGCCAGTGGTATGAGTACTGGGGCTGCGGTGATGATCATTGTTGCCAAGAACAAAGAGGTCAAGCTCTTCTTTACCAAGTTGGATATCTGGCTCATCTTTGGCGAGCTTTTGGTTCTTGCCCTCCTGTTTTACGGCCATTATACGGGAGATGCTGCGCATCAGGCGGCAATTATGCCGTTCTTTAACAGCTCTCACGAGACCTTTCCCTACTTCCTGAGTATTGTTGTTATTGGGATTGTGCTCCCCTTGGCCATTGTCCTGAAATTCCTTGAGGTAACAGGGAAGCACACCGAAGAGGTCACTGGTTTTGGTCTCTTTCTGATGAACACCAGTGCCCTTCTTGTTCTGATCGGTGGGGCCGTGGTTCGTTTTGCCTTGGTCTATGCGGGCCAGCTTTCAGGGTATGGTTATACGATGATGTAA
- a CDS encoding 4Fe-4S dicluster domain-containing protein, translating to MPRYAMVIDQSRCIGCMACVVSCKRENDVPPEHYRTRVLEIVQGSYPTLTTEMRSELCNHCDNAPCVKICPTGASHHEEDGTVQIDRKKCVGCKACVTSCPYNARYINEEHGYADKCSFCQQRLLEGKKPACVATCIGGSRIFGDLDDPESEVSKILRKTSHRVLKKAVGTGPNVYYINQYPKRA from the coding sequence ATGCCCAGATACGCCATGGTCATTGACCAGTCCAGATGCATCGGCTGTATGGCATGTGTGGTGTCATGCAAGCGCGAAAACGATGTGCCGCCGGAACATTACCGCACCCGAGTACTTGAAATAGTCCAGGGATCATATCCCACCCTAACAACAGAGATGCGATCTGAGCTCTGCAATCACTGTGATAATGCCCCTTGTGTGAAGATTTGTCCTACCGGAGCATCGCACCACGAGGAAGATGGCACGGTCCAGATAGATCGTAAAAAATGCGTTGGTTGCAAGGCCTGTGTTACATCTTGTCCGTATAATGCTCGTTATATTAACGAGGAACATGGCTATGCCGACAAATGCTCTTTTTGCCAGCAGCGGCTGCTGGAAGGAAAAAAACCAGCCTGTGTTGCCACCTGTATTGGCGGTTCCAGGATATTCGGCGATCTGGATGATCCAGAGAGCGAGGTCTCAAAAATTCTTCGGAAAACCAGTCATCGTGTACTGAAGAAGGCTGTTGGAACCGGACCGAATGTCTATTATATTAATCAGTATCCTAAAAGAGCATAA
- a CDS encoding polysaccharide biosynthesis/export family protein, with protein MLKRLSFFLPPLLLIISACILQSCSSIKNSQQSYTLPLPQAAEKASPLSAEPEDITLAAGDVLMINVWGQEALNKEVTLDATGNIYYPFIGKIKASGKTIEELQAEMKEKLSGYYTTPDLTITPQDLAGQQYYVLGEVSKPGKFSIKAETTVLEAISSAGGINNNAGESVLLLRKQKNNLLIKNVPLQYVDVTAENILSVTMRVHTGDILYMPPSTIANIENFATRLNSILSPILSLERGIIFWPELIDVIEGSSEGQEFVVPLQ; from the coding sequence ATGCTAAAACGACTTTCCTTTTTCCTCCCCCCCCTTCTTCTCATTATCTCCGCTTGTATTCTACAATCCTGTAGCAGCATAAAAAATAGCCAGCAAAGCTACACTCTTCCCTTACCTCAAGCAGCAGAGAAGGCCTCTCCTCTTTCCGCTGAGCCGGAAGATATTACACTCGCTGCAGGCGACGTATTGATGATCAACGTGTGGGGACAAGAGGCGCTCAATAAAGAAGTCACTTTAGATGCAACGGGAAATATATACTACCCCTTTATCGGAAAAATTAAGGCTTCAGGGAAGACAATAGAGGAACTGCAAGCGGAGATGAAAGAAAAATTATCTGGCTATTACACTACGCCTGATTTAACAATTACTCCGCAAGATCTTGCTGGCCAGCAATACTATGTTCTTGGGGAAGTAAGCAAACCGGGTAAATTTTCGATCAAGGCGGAAACAACTGTTCTTGAGGCTATTTCTTCAGCAGGAGGAATAAATAATAATGCGGGAGAGTCAGTCCTTTTGTTACGAAAACAGAAAAACAATCTCCTTATTAAAAATGTGCCTCTTCAGTACGTTGATGTAACAGCAGAAAATATTTTATCCGTGACAATGCGGGTTCATACAGGTGATATTCTCTATATGCCCCCTTCTACCATTGCAAATATAGAGAACTTTGCGACACGACTTAACAGCATCCTCAGCCCTATATTATCCTTAGAACGAGGCATTATATTCTGGCCGGAACTTATTGATGTCATAGAGGGTTCTTCAGAAGGTCAGGAGTTTGTTGTGCCGTTGCAATAG
- the gspE gene encoding type II secretion system ATPase GspE gives MKPLGQILLESFNIDEEDINHALQIQAEGGGLLGKILLQEKKITALELLHALSLHTNLELRKSLPTETDPFFTDKVTIGFLKKFKMMPIATPKESFIALADPSYYQQLDDLQRVLNWNGIDTVLVPEEEIFAAINAAYDRTSHGAADQVLQDIDEDDPEALLSEIEETADLLDDTSDAPVIKLVNLILSQAVRDGASDIHIEPYKDQVKIRKRVDGILYDMLTPQKHVQAKLISRIKIMGKMDIAEKRLPQDGRIEIRIANKNIDLRVSSLPTAFGERIVMRLLDKSNVLLSLEQLGMSPRDLNLLLKLIKEPHGIVLVTGPTGSGKTTSLYSALTVLNQPDVNIITVEDPIEYQINGISQVQVNTKIDLTFANGLRTIVRQDPDIILVGEIRDIETAEMAIQAALTGHLVFSTLHTNDAASAVTRLIDMGVEPFLVSSSVNAIMAQRLVRKICPHCREAYRPAPEYLEQLALPPEFHDADLYLGRGCEECLHTGYQGRLGIYELIVLSEHIRSIILTTSDAGQIKREAMADPENPMLTLRMDGLRKVLEGVTTLEEVFRVT, from the coding sequence ATGAAACCTCTCGGTCAAATCCTTTTAGAATCCTTCAACATTGATGAGGAGGATATCAACCATGCTCTTCAAATTCAAGCTGAAGGGGGGGGATTATTGGGTAAGATTTTGCTTCAGGAGAAAAAAATAACCGCGCTCGAACTCCTGCACGCACTCAGTCTTCATACCAACCTTGAACTGAGAAAATCGCTACCAACAGAGACAGATCCTTTCTTTACAGATAAGGTGACTATAGGCTTTTTGAAAAAATTCAAAATGATGCCTATAGCGACTCCAAAGGAGTCCTTTATAGCGCTGGCAGACCCTTCTTATTATCAACAGTTGGACGATCTTCAACGCGTTCTCAACTGGAATGGAATCGACACCGTCTTAGTGCCAGAAGAAGAAATTTTTGCTGCCATCAATGCGGCCTATGATCGAACCAGTCATGGGGCTGCTGATCAGGTTCTGCAGGATATTGATGAAGATGATCCAGAGGCGCTTCTCTCTGAAATAGAGGAAACAGCAGATCTGCTGGATGATACCAGTGATGCGCCAGTCATTAAGCTGGTCAACCTTATTCTCTCCCAGGCTGTTCGCGACGGTGCCAGTGATATCCATATCGAACCGTATAAAGATCAGGTAAAAATCCGCAAACGTGTTGACGGTATCCTGTACGATATGCTGACCCCGCAAAAGCATGTGCAGGCCAAGTTGATCTCCAGGATCAAGATCATGGGAAAAATGGATATTGCGGAAAAGCGTCTTCCTCAGGACGGGCGCATCGAGATACGTATTGCAAATAAAAACATTGACTTGCGCGTTTCTTCATTACCAACGGCCTTTGGCGAGCGCATCGTTATGCGTCTGTTGGATAAGTCTAATGTCCTGCTGTCTCTGGAGCAGCTGGGCATGTCACCGCGCGACCTCAATCTCCTGCTCAAACTGATCAAGGAGCCGCACGGTATTGTTCTCGTCACAGGCCCTACAGGCAGCGGTAAAACAACGAGTTTGTATTCCGCGCTGACAGTGCTCAACCAACCCGATGTCAACATTATTACCGTGGAAGATCCTATTGAATACCAGATCAACGGGATCAGTCAGGTCCAGGTCAATACAAAGATTGATCTGACCTTTGCCAACGGCCTGCGTACCATTGTTCGTCAGGACCCGGATATCATCCTGGTGGGTGAGATCCGAGACATAGAAACCGCTGAGATGGCTATCCAGGCGGCCCTGACTGGCCATCTTGTCTTTTCGACCCTGCATACCAATGATGCAGCCAGCGCTGTCACCCGCCTTATCGACATGGGTGTTGAGCCCTTTCTGGTTTCTTCCTCGGTGAATGCCATCATGGCCCAGCGATTGGTGCGTAAAATATGCCCGCATTGCCGGGAGGCCTATAGACCTGCTCCAGAGTATCTGGAACAGCTGGCCCTGCCCCCGGAATTTCACGATGCCGACCTCTATCTCGGTCGAGGCTGTGAAGAATGTCTCCATACCGGGTACCAGGGACGGCTCGGCATCTACGAACTTATAGTCCTTTCCGAGCATATCCGCAGCATCATCCTCACCACCTCCGATGCAGGCCAGATCAAGCGGGAGGCAATGGCTGACCCCGAGAACCCCATGCTGACCCTGCGCATGGATGGTCTGCGAAAGGTGCTGGAAGGTGTCACCACCCTGGAAGAGGTCTTCCGGGTGACCTGA
- a CDS encoding type II secretion system protein N, whose amino-acid sequence MIRLLLKLAGIFVLAYAAVHLGYAKLEKELLRRSCFDIVGQVTPEPTTQGDGNKAAQDRVKRLTQEDQQPAARSEEGAPRVPPVLPTDGQVIDYENPDLQLIIRRNIFQLIQEEQPRIAKKQPVAVQETAPEVPTTLNLTLLGTVLGDEQGSRAIIIEEKKNEQKLYQIGDAVQGAIIESIERGKVILDVFGARETLMMKKREGGGPGLPSLPARISPPEPRPAPDLMEDEVDDIEVDEDLEEKQVRTTRRPPSIRPHRRINFRRNPIRSVAGRDDVGEEDAPEGRESTLSEEDLPPLD is encoded by the coding sequence ATGATCCGACTCCTGCTCAAATTAGCTGGTATCTTTGTGCTGGCATATGCGGCAGTCCACCTGGGATATGCCAAGCTGGAAAAGGAGCTCTTACGTCGCAGCTGCTTTGACATCGTGGGACAAGTAACCCCTGAGCCAACAACTCAGGGAGATGGCAATAAAGCCGCCCAGGATAGGGTTAAGAGACTGACGCAGGAAGACCAACAGCCAGCAGCAAGATCTGAGGAAGGGGCGCCAAGAGTACCTCCTGTTTTACCTACAGATGGCCAGGTTATTGATTATGAAAACCCGGACCTCCAGCTCATCATCCGCCGAAATATTTTTCAGCTTATCCAGGAAGAACAGCCAAGAATAGCAAAAAAACAGCCCGTGGCGGTACAGGAGACGGCCCCGGAGGTCCCCACAACATTGAATCTGACCCTCTTGGGTACTGTGCTGGGTGATGAGCAAGGTTCCAGAGCAATTATTATTGAAGAGAAAAAAAATGAGCAAAAGCTTTATCAGATTGGCGATGCCGTGCAGGGGGCTATAATTGAGTCTATTGAACGCGGTAAAGTCATTCTTGACGTGTTTGGTGCCAGGGAAACCCTGATGATGAAAAAGCGGGAAGGCGGTGGCCCTGGCCTGCCGAGCCTGCCTGCTCGCATTTCTCCTCCTGAGCCAAGACCTGCCCCAGATCTGATGGAAGATGAGGTTGATGACATTGAAGTAGATGAGGATCTTGAAGAAAAACAGGTCCGGACAACCCGAAGGCCCCCTTCTATCCGGCCCCACCGCCGGATAAATTTTCGGCGTAATCCTATCCGTAGCGTAGCTGGCAGAGACGATGTGGGAGAAGAGGATGCCCCGGAGGGACGAGAGAGTACCCTTTCCGAAGAAGATTTACCCCCTTTGGATTGA
- the gspD gene encoding type II secretion system secretin GspD, which produces MKIFLSLLRIVCLTLSLSLFIALPTGFAETAADRQDDNGQQYVTIDFNDVDISIFIKYISELTGKNFIVDRTVKGKVTVISPTRMTEKDAYRVFESVLEVHGFTTVPSGPVIKIVPSVQARSKSIPTIREGEESSSEDKVVTRIIQMKHSDPDELKKILTPLLSKTSNVISHSQSGMMILTDVQSNIKRLLEIIKEIDVPSVGEELVIIPLQYASVADVGKSISQLFVQSTRRRGRSSSASNIKIIPYERTNSLIVFAPKAQIKKLRSILEQLDTEAPKGGGKIHVYYLQHANAEELVTVLTSLPTKQTRATSKSTKAEAAKAPPLSTDLQVTADPETNSLIITAPKEEYLILEEIIKKLDIPRRMVYLEALIMEVSLDKQFNIGVEWGGAGSFHDETGTLASGFSGSASEPYNLMTDLQDASLSSSGFALGVLKKGVEIGGIYFPDIGAVMNAFKSDSDINIIATPQILTTDNKEASIVVGQNVPYITSKNTSDSGSGQDYTNYEYKDIGTTLKITPQINQANLLRLQIGVEVTRLKSTAGDLTPTTYKRNADTTVVVHNEEIVVIGGMIGQDTTSGNYKVPLLGDIPLLGWLFKSHESLDNKTNMFIFLMPRIVESTPQLTDIYQRKRDVLEEVQEGSGVIPEKILQVKANQENVFAFIDLGFAKLQQKKYAEAKGYFLQALKIQPENPYALINMGIIYEHEKQFNKATEIYQQVLDLADSRQDSAEAEHTSEDQALLNTARENLRKIQRNELKK; this is translated from the coding sequence ATGAAAATTTTTTTATCGTTATTACGGATAGTTTGCCTCACCTTGTCCCTTTCTCTGTTCATCGCCCTGCCAACCGGCTTTGCTGAGACTGCTGCTGACCGACAGGATGATAACGGACAGCAATACGTGACCATTGATTTCAACGATGTTGATATTAGTATTTTTATTAAATACATCAGCGAACTGACCGGGAAAAACTTCATTGTTGATCGCACGGTTAAAGGCAAGGTCACGGTCATTTCACCGACCCGAATGACAGAGAAAGATGCCTATAGGGTTTTTGAATCTGTCCTGGAAGTTCACGGGTTCACTACGGTCCCCAGCGGCCCTGTCATCAAAATTGTCCCTTCTGTGCAAGCTCGATCGAAAAGTATTCCCACAATCAGGGAAGGCGAGGAAAGTTCGTCCGAAGATAAAGTGGTCACGCGGATTATTCAGATGAAGCACTCGGATCCGGATGAGCTGAAAAAAATACTCACCCCCCTGCTTTCAAAGACCAGCAATGTGATTTCCCACTCCCAATCCGGGATGATGATTCTGACGGACGTACAGTCTAACATCAAACGTTTGCTGGAGATCATCAAGGAAATTGATGTGCCGTCTGTGGGCGAAGAACTGGTTATTATTCCGCTACAATATGCCTCTGTTGCTGATGTCGGCAAATCCATCAGCCAACTCTTTGTCCAATCCACCAGAAGGCGGGGACGGAGCAGCAGCGCATCCAATATTAAAATTATTCCTTACGAACGTACGAATTCCCTTATTGTCTTTGCCCCCAAGGCCCAGATAAAAAAACTTCGCAGTATCTTGGAGCAGCTGGATACCGAGGCTCCCAAAGGTGGCGGCAAAATCCATGTTTATTACCTCCAGCACGCTAATGCCGAAGAGCTGGTCACGGTCCTGACCAGCCTGCCGACCAAGCAAACACGAGCAACGTCCAAAAGCACCAAGGCAGAGGCAGCCAAGGCACCGCCCCTGTCCACAGATCTGCAAGTAACCGCAGATCCAGAGACCAACTCCCTGATTATCACGGCACCAAAAGAAGAATACCTGATTCTTGAAGAAATCATCAAAAAGCTTGATATCCCCCGCCGTATGGTCTACCTGGAGGCCCTGATTATGGAGGTGTCCCTTGACAAACAATTCAATATAGGTGTTGAATGGGGCGGAGCTGGGAGCTTTCATGATGAAACCGGAACCTTGGCAAGCGGATTTAGTGGCAGTGCCTCAGAACCATATAACCTGATGACAGATCTTCAGGATGCTTCACTATCATCGTCTGGATTCGCTCTTGGTGTTCTGAAAAAAGGAGTTGAAATAGGCGGCATTTACTTCCCAGATATCGGAGCAGTAATGAATGCCTTCAAGTCAGATTCAGATATCAATATTATTGCCACCCCCCAGATTCTCACCACGGATAATAAAGAGGCATCAATCGTCGTCGGCCAGAATGTCCCCTATATTACCAGCAAGAACACTTCTGATAGTGGAAGTGGTCAGGATTATACCAATTATGAATACAAGGATATTGGGACGACGCTCAAGATCACCCCGCAGATTAATCAGGCCAACCTTCTCCGTCTGCAAATCGGCGTAGAGGTCACGAGACTAAAAAGTACTGCCGGAGATCTTACGCCTACCACCTATAAACGAAACGCTGACACCACCGTGGTTGTGCATAATGAGGAAATTGTGGTGATCGGCGGCATGATCGGCCAGGATACCACCTCGGGTAACTATAAGGTGCCTCTGCTCGGTGATATTCCCCTGCTGGGTTGGCTCTTCAAAAGCCATGAAAGCTTGGATAACAAAACAAATATGTTTATCTTTCTCATGCCCCGTATCGTGGAAAGCACGCCCCAGCTTACCGATATTTATCAGCGGAAACGTGATGTGTTAGAGGAGGTCCAGGAAGGATCAGGGGTAATACCGGAGAAAATCCTTCAAGTCAAAGCGAATCAAGAAAATGTCTTTGCCTTTATTGATCTCGGCTTTGCCAAACTCCAGCAAAAAAAATACGCTGAAGCAAAGGGCTATTTTCTTCAGGCCTTGAAAATCCAACCAGAAAACCCCTATGCCTTGATCAATATGGGCATTATCTATGAACATGAAAAACAGTTCAACAAGGCAACAGAAATCTATCAACAGGTACTTGATCTTGCTGACAGCCGTCAGGACTCGGCAGAGGCAGAACATACGTCTGAAGACCAGGCCCTGCTGAATACGGCCCGGGAAAATCTGAGAAAAATCCAGCGGAACGAGTTGAAAAAATAG
- a CDS encoding molybdopterin-dependent oxidoreductase: MAFSRRNFLKYAAMSAGGTVLADTPFLSAEARAKAEGGNVKYVPTSCEMCFWKCGVVAKVVDGKVVKLEGNPFHPQSRGKLCARGQAGIGQLYDEDRLKHPMILDGPRGEGKYRKASWDEALTLVAKKMKAIADKYGPESIAMMSHGSPGDYFTNVLKAMGTRNIAFPSFAQCKGIRDVAWELTYGHKPGSSCERVDLENSRVIVLFGTHLGENMHNSQNQEFAEAVSRGAKIICVDPRYSTAASKSTFWLPIKPGTDTALLLTWINIVISEGLYDKEYVEKYTVGFDEVKEAVKEYTPEWAAQETELPMHQIVESVRELCRYAPNVLVHPGRHYSWYGNDTQRARAVAILNALLGTWGRKGGMWLPAKAKFASFNDGIPAYPPASKPPVIKGNFPFAGGEGVTQALRDTTITGDPYPIKAWLVAGTNLMKSLPDQRLTRKAIDSLDFFVAVDLFPTETVMLADVILPECTYLERHDGLFKIKTREAGVAIRQPAVEPMYETKPAWWIGSELCKKLGLNDYAVKGNGMDAWEGRMRRQAKAWGIDYDQLAKHSGYVTIPGSEKPYITPDNPPVFPTFSEKIELYSDELEGEGFDPVPQYEPIEHPEKGQFRLIYGRSPVHTFSRTINTQWLWELQKENEVWLNKKEADRLGVKNGQYVRLENQDGVRSNKIKAKVTERIRHDCVYMVHGFGHNAPRLKRADGSGADDQKLITKYIEDPITGGTGMRVNFVKIIKEA, from the coding sequence ATGGCTTTTTCGAGGAGAAATTTTCTCAAATATGCCGCCATGTCCGCTGGAGGTACTGTGCTTGCCGACACACCTTTTCTTTCCGCCGAAGCCAGAGCAAAGGCTGAGGGTGGAAATGTAAAGTACGTGCCGACCAGCTGCGAGATGTGCTTCTGGAAATGCGGCGTCGTTGCCAAGGTGGTTGACGGAAAGGTGGTAAAACTGGAGGGCAACCCGTTTCATCCCCAGAGCAGGGGGAAGTTATGTGCTCGTGGTCAGGCCGGTATCGGACAGCTGTATGATGAGGATCGATTGAAACACCCGATGATTCTCGATGGACCGCGGGGTGAAGGCAAGTACAGAAAGGCGAGCTGGGACGAGGCACTTACCTTGGTGGCGAAAAAAATGAAAGCCATTGCCGATAAATACGGCCCGGAATCCATTGCTATGATGTCCCACGGTTCCCCAGGTGATTATTTTACCAATGTGCTCAAGGCTATGGGCACCCGAAATATAGCTTTCCCGTCTTTTGCGCAGTGTAAAGGGATTCGTGATGTGGCCTGGGAACTGACCTATGGCCATAAGCCTGGAAGCAGCTGTGAGCGGGTTGATCTGGAGAATAGCCGGGTCATTGTCCTGTTCGGTACTCATCTGGGTGAGAATATGCATAATTCTCAGAATCAGGAGTTTGCCGAAGCTGTCAGCCGAGGTGCCAAGATTATCTGTGTGGACCCGCGCTACTCCACAGCCGCCTCTAAGTCTACATTCTGGCTGCCGATCAAGCCAGGTACAGATACTGCCCTGCTGCTGACCTGGATCAATATCGTGATCAGCGAAGGCCTGTATGACAAGGAGTATGTAGAAAAATATACCGTGGGTTTTGACGAAGTTAAAGAAGCGGTCAAAGAATATACCCCGGAATGGGCTGCGCAGGAAACAGAGCTGCCCATGCACCAGATTGTTGAATCGGTTCGGGAACTCTGCCGTTATGCGCCCAATGTTCTTGTTCATCCGGGCCGCCATTATTCCTGGTACGGTAACGATACCCAGCGAGCCCGCGCAGTGGCTATCCTTAATGCCCTGCTTGGTACCTGGGGGCGGAAAGGCGGTATGTGGCTGCCTGCCAAGGCGAAATTTGCCAGCTTCAACGATGGGATACCCGCATATCCACCTGCAAGTAAACCTCCTGTGATCAAAGGAAATTTTCCTTTTGCTGGCGGTGAGGGCGTAACCCAGGCCCTGCGCGATACCACCATCACCGGTGATCCGTATCCGATTAAGGCATGGCTTGTAGCAGGAACGAACCTGATGAAGTCCCTGCCGGATCAACGATTGACCCGTAAGGCCATCGATAGCCTGGACTTCTTTGTTGCTGTCGATTTGTTCCCCACAGAGACCGTGATGCTGGCGGATGTCATCCTCCCGGAATGCACCTACCTGGAGCGGCATGACGGGTTGTTTAAGATTAAGACCCGCGAGGCCGGAGTTGCTATCCGTCAGCCTGCTGTTGAACCCATGTACGAGACTAAACCGGCCTGGTGGATTGGCAGCGAGCTGTGTAAAAAGTTAGGACTCAATGACTATGCGGTCAAGGGCAACGGTATGGATGCCTGGGAAGGTCGGATGCGTCGTCAGGCCAAGGCTTGGGGTATTGATTATGATCAGTTGGCCAAGCATAGCGGCTATGTTACCATTCCAGGAAGTGAGAAACCCTATATCACCCCGGATAATCCCCCTGTTTTTCCCACATTTTCAGAAAAAATTGAGCTGTACAGTGATGAACTGGAAGGGGAAGGTTTTGATCCGGTCCCTCAATACGAGCCGATTGAACACCCGGAAAAGGGGCAGTTTCGGCTCATCTATGGCCGCAGTCCTGTTCATACCTTCAGTCGAACCATCAACACCCAGTGGCTCTGGGAACTCCAGAAAGAAAATGAGGTCTGGCTGAACAAGAAAGAGGCTGATCGTCTTGGAGTAAAAAATGGTCAATATGTTCGTCTGGAGAATCAGGACGGCGTGCGCAGCAATAAGATCAAAGCTAAGGTGACAGAGCGTATCCGTCATGACTGTGTCTACATGGTCCATGGCTTTGGCCATAATGCCCCGAGACTGAAGCGGGCAGATGGAAGCGGTGCCGACGATCAGAAGCTGATAACCAAATACATTGAAGATCCAATTACCGGCGGCACCGGAATGCGGGTCAACTTTGTTAAGATAATCAAGGAGGCCTGA